One window from the genome of Cyclobacterium amurskyense encodes:
- a CDS encoding tRNA (cytidine(34)-2'-O)-methyltransferase produces MGLNIVLIEPEIPTNTGNIGRLSLGSGSTLHLVKPFGFELSDKRLKRAGLDYWKHISLFIYESIEDFYAKNKGKQFAYFSSHGTQDYCSIDYKEDMFLVFGKESTGLPEKIVKENSDLVYNIPIYSPHIRSLNLANAVAIVVYEGIRNLKTQ; encoded by the coding sequence ATGGGATTAAATATTGTATTAATTGAACCAGAGATACCCACGAATACAGGAAATATTGGCCGATTAAGTTTAGGTTCGGGTTCAACACTACACCTTGTAAAACCCTTTGGCTTTGAATTAAGTGACAAAAGATTAAAAAGAGCAGGACTGGATTATTGGAAGCATATTTCTCTCTTTATTTATGAGAGTATTGAGGACTTTTATGCAAAGAACAAAGGCAAACAATTTGCTTACTTCTCAAGTCATGGGACACAAGATTACTGTTCAATTGATTATAAGGAAGACATGTTTCTTGTATTCGGTAAAGAATCCACCGGTTTGCCCGAAAAAATAGTAAAAGAAAACAGTGATTTAGTATATAATATACCCATTTACAGTCCACATATCCGGAGTTTAAACTTGGCCAATGCAGTAGCTATTGTTGTATATGAAGGGATAAGAAACTTAAAAACACAATAA
- a CDS encoding peptidyl-tRNA hydrolase, whose translation MKMYIVVKDSIPDKLIPVITAHASLACYKKFEENEQMIKWINGIFKKVVCIVNEDEFARLKKESDHVLLTESALDNQEVCLAFCPREEYPKKFKFLKMWTPQGLK comes from the coding sequence ATGAAAATGTACATTGTCGTAAAAGACAGCATTCCAGATAAATTAATCCCAGTCATTACTGCCCATGCTTCTTTGGCCTGCTACAAAAAATTTGAAGAAAATGAACAGATGATCAAATGGATTAATGGAATATTTAAAAAAGTGGTTTGCATAGTTAATGAAGATGAATTTGCGCGCTTGAAAAAGGAGTCCGATCATGTTTTGTTAACAGAGTCAGCCTTAGATAACCAAGAGGTTTGCCTGGCATTTTGTCCAAGAGAAGAATACCCCAAGAAATTCAAGTTTTTAAAGATGTGGACGCCTCAAGGGCTAAAATAA
- a CDS encoding IS4 family transposase: MAYFGQCRLVKEFLLFLGKKRERSFFENNLTTIKSFSFSKDFLKLLKNNIENGLTRDRFRTTNTAFVRQRCLGFTDLIYFMLGLGKSSVQQELDNFFSDKSVSYSKGAFSQQRSKLNPKVFTWLNEQQCSFYYNKASHIRKWKGFRLIGIDGSTLQLPYSKELAKGFGHFETRTENGRKVVLARVSQAYDVLNQISIDAKIKHYRTSELALCESHLPCLGPGDLLIMDRAYAAFWLMSSLVQQQKSFVIRVKANRWKHAKAFLASTKKQQIIEVSPSKEALNRCRERNISTEALKLRLVRVPIASGEDHILITNLVDHKKYPVKEIRELYRKRWPVEESFKLLKTRAELENLSGKTARAVLQDFNRIILRANLSNILSKTLTKKGIDYCNKKRKNTYQINRTQAYRKTKSIIDQLKQGMDKIIGKISDYAFKLLLQLEIIRPNRSVPRIKRYTARPSNFITYKP; the protein is encoded by the coding sequence ATTGCATATTTCGGGCAATGTCGTTTAGTTAAGGAATTTTTATTATTTTTAGGAAAGAAAAGGGAGCGTAGTTTTTTTGAAAATAATCTAACAACAATCAAGTCCTTTTCCTTTTCGAAGGACTTTTTAAAACTATTAAAAAACAATATAGAAAATGGATTAACACGCGATAGGTTCCGTACGACTAACACAGCGTTTGTTCGTCAGCGGTGTTTGGGTTTTACAGATCTTATCTACTTCATGTTGGGCCTGGGTAAATCGAGTGTTCAGCAAGAACTTGATAATTTTTTTTCCGACAAATCGGTCAGCTATTCCAAAGGAGCATTCAGTCAGCAACGATCCAAACTAAACCCCAAGGTGTTTACATGGCTCAATGAACAACAATGTTCTTTTTATTATAATAAAGCCAGCCATATCCGTAAATGGAAAGGTTTTCGGCTTATAGGTATCGACGGCAGTACTTTGCAGCTTCCTTACAGCAAAGAATTGGCAAAAGGTTTTGGCCATTTCGAAACCCGGACTGAAAACGGGAGAAAAGTAGTGTTAGCCCGTGTTTCCCAAGCCTACGATGTACTCAACCAAATCAGTATAGATGCCAAGATCAAACATTACAGGACAAGTGAACTTGCTCTGTGTGAAAGTCATCTTCCCTGTCTAGGGCCGGGCGACCTGCTTATAATGGATAGGGCTTATGCGGCCTTTTGGCTCATGTCCTCATTGGTTCAGCAACAGAAATCCTTTGTCATCAGGGTAAAGGCAAACAGATGGAAACATGCAAAGGCATTTTTAGCATCTACCAAAAAACAGCAGATCATAGAGGTGTCCCCTTCCAAAGAGGCCTTAAACAGGTGTAGGGAAAGGAATATTTCTACTGAGGCACTCAAGTTAAGGCTCGTACGGGTACCGATTGCATCAGGAGAAGACCATATATTGATAACCAACCTAGTTGACCATAAGAAGTACCCTGTCAAGGAAATACGTGAGCTCTACAGGAAAAGATGGCCTGTTGAAGAGTCTTTCAAGCTACTCAAAACTAGGGCGGAACTTGAAAACCTGAGCGGAAAGACGGCCAGGGCCGTTCTCCAGGATTTTAATAGAATCATTCTCAGGGCCAACTTGAGCAACATTCTCAGTAAAACACTTACCAAAAAAGGGATTGACTACTGTAATAAAAAACGGAAAAACACTTATCAGATCAACAGAACCCAGGCGTATCGTAAAACCAAATCTATAATTGATCAACTCAAACAAGGAATGGACAAAATCATTGGAAAAATATCTGATTATGCTTTCAAACTGTTGCTTCAACTTGAAATAATACGGCCCAACAGGTCAGTTCCTAGAATAAAAAGGTATACTGCCAGACCCAGTAATTTTATAACTTATAAACCTTAA
- the rlmF gene encoding 23S rRNA (adenine(1618)-N(6))-methyltransferase RlmF, which yields MSSEKPKQEKARLHPRNKNREKYDLNALSAAIPALKNHIKPSKSGEASIDFTNPLAVKLLNQAILHHYYGIKHWEFPQENLCPPIPGRADYLHYIADLLAENNANKIPTGDKFTCLDIGIGASCIYPIIGVTNYGWKFIGSDIDPKSIASAQHIVQTNPSLKGKIECRLQKEPESIFKGIINPNDRIDLTISNPPFHASIEEAQKGTRRKIKNLSGKKVKTPTLNFSGISHELIYDGGEARFIQKMISESKKSSKNCFWFSTLVSKESNLKRIYKLLEQVGANQVKMIPLGTNNKSSRIVAWTFLTEDEKQTWIKKRW from the coding sequence ATGTCTTCAGAAAAACCAAAACAAGAGAAAGCAAGGCTACATCCACGCAACAAAAACCGAGAAAAATATGATTTGAATGCCTTATCAGCCGCTATCCCGGCATTAAAAAATCACATAAAACCCAGCAAATCCGGGGAAGCCTCTATTGATTTTACAAACCCCCTTGCTGTTAAACTTTTAAACCAAGCGATACTTCATCACTATTATGGGATAAAACACTGGGAATTTCCTCAAGAAAATTTATGTCCTCCAATACCTGGAAGAGCAGACTACCTCCATTACATTGCTGATCTATTAGCTGAAAACAATGCTAACAAGATCCCAACTGGAGACAAATTCACTTGTCTTGATATCGGCATAGGGGCAAGTTGTATTTATCCAATTATTGGAGTGACAAACTATGGATGGAAATTTATTGGGTCTGATATTGATCCAAAATCAATTGCATCGGCCCAGCACATTGTACAAACAAATCCCTCCTTAAAAGGTAAAATTGAATGTCGTTTGCAAAAAGAACCTGAATCTATTTTTAAAGGCATAATTAACCCCAACGACAGAATCGATTTAACAATAAGTAATCCCCCTTTTCATGCTTCGATTGAAGAGGCTCAAAAAGGAACACGGAGAAAAATTAAGAACCTATCGGGTAAAAAGGTAAAAACACCTACTCTCAATTTTTCAGGAATAAGCCATGAGCTTATTTATGATGGTGGAGAAGCCAGATTTATTCAGAAAATGATTAGCGAAAGCAAAAAGTCTTCTAAAAACTGTTTTTGGTTTTCAACATTGGTTTCCAAAGAGTCAAACCTTAAAAGGATTTATAAATTATTAGAACAAGTTGGTGCAAATCAGGTGAAAATGATCCCCTTGGGAACAAATAATAAATCTAGCCGAATAGTAGCTTGGACATTTCTCACGGAGGATGAAAAACAAACGTGGATCAAAAAGAGATGGTAA